GTCCGGGTGATCGAGTTCGGCGATGAACATCGTCGGTACGCCATGGAGCGCCGTGCACCCTTCCGCCGCGACCGCCTCGAGCGTCGCGCGCGGGTCGAACGCCTCGCCGGGGAACACCATCGCCGCGCCCACCGAAACACAGGCGAGCACCGCGAGCACCATGCCGAAGCAGTGGTACAGCGGCACGGGAATGCAAAGCGAGTCGGCTTCGGTCAGACGCATGGCCTGCGCGATGAAGCGACCGTTGTTGAGCACGTTGCGATGCGTGAGCGTGGCGCCCTTGGGATTGCCGGTCGTACCGCTCGTGAACTGGATGTTGATGGCGTCGTCGGGCGCGAGCGTCGCGGCAATGGCGTCGAGCCACGCGGTGCCGTCTCGCGCGATACGCTCGCGGCCCAGCTCCACGATCTCGCTGAAGCACAACATGCCGGGCGTGGCCGTGTCGCACATGCGCACGACAGCGCGCAGATCCGGCAAACGTGCTGCGCGCAGCTGACCCGGTGCCGCGCGCTCGAGTTCGGGCGCGAGCGTCTGCAACATCTCCAGATACTTCGACGTCTTGAAGCTTTCGGCCGCAACGATCGCCTTGCAACCGACCTTGTTCAGCGCGTATTCGAGTTCGGCGAGGCGATACGCGGGATTGATGTTGACGAGCACCGCGCCCATGCGCGCGGTCGCGAATTGCGTGAGCAGCCACTCGACGCGATTGGGCGACCAGATGCCCACGCGGTCGCCCGCCACGATGCCGATCTCGGCGAAACCAGCCGCCAGAATATCGACCTCGGCCACGAACTCGGCCCAGCTCCAGCGAATGCCCTGCTCGCGGAACACCACGGCGGGACGTTCGGGAAACCGCGCCGCCGTGGCGCGCAGGAAATCGCCGATCGTCGCGTCGGAGAGCGGCACGTCGCGCGTGCCTCTCACGTAGGAAAGCCCGTCGCGCGGGGCGATGATCGCCTTGTGTACGGCGCCCGCGCCGGCTGCGTCGATGGCCATGATGGCTGTCTCCCCGGGAGCATCCACTCCCGCTGAAATGGATTTGAAATGGATTGTGCCACCGGCCTTCGCGGCGACGGCATCAAGTTTTACCCGCAGCGCGAACCGCGTTCGGGCGCGCGGCGTCTCCTCGTCACCCTGGCCGCGAAGGCATGATTTGGCATTACCTTTCCGTAAACGTCAAGTCTGACAGACCATGAGGCATTCGCGGGAGGACGTCGATAACACCGCGCTCGATTTCAGCGCACCAAAACAAAAAGGGCTTCCGGTGAGGGAAGCCCTTTGTTGTTCGCTCGCGCCACGCCGTGAACGGCGCGCGGCGGGCGTACGGAATCAGTGCTGATTCATCTTGCGCAGGCGCTGGATCGCCGCGAGTTGCGCCACGGCGTAAGCCAGTTCGGCTTGCGCGGTTGCGTACTCGAGGTTCGAACCCGAGTTCTGCAGGGCCTCTTCGGCGCGCTTGCGCGCTTCCGTGGCCTTTGCTTCGTCGAGGTCCTTGCCGCGGATCGCGGTGTCGGCGAGCACCGTCACGGCGCCCGGCTGCACTTCGAGAATGCCGCCTGCGACGAACACGAACTCTTCGTTGCCGTCTTCGGCCACGATGCGCACGGCACCCGGACGAATACGCGTGATGAGCGGCGTGTGGCCCGGCAGAATGCCCAATTCGCCCGCCTCGCCCGGAAGCGCGACGAACTTCGCCTGGCCGTCGAAGATGCTCTCTTCGGCGCTGACGACGTCTACCTTGATGGTTGCTGCCATATGTTTCGGCTCCTCGTTGAGTAAGTTGTGGCGGCGGGATCGATCAGCGTTGACCGGTAAGTCATCGCCAAACTTCCCGCCTCTCAGCAACTAACCCTTACTGGATCTTCTTGGCCTTTTCGAAGGCTTCGTCGATCGTGCCGACCATGTAGAACGCTTGCTCCGGCAGGTGATCGCATTCGCCATCGACGATCATCTTGAAGCCGCGGATCGTTTCCTTCAGCGGCACGTACTTGCCCGGCGAGCCCGTGAAGACTTCCGCGACGTGGAACGGCTGCGAGAGGAAACGCTGGATCTTGCGAGCGCGCGCGACCGACAGCTTGTCTTCCGGCGACAGTTCGTCCATGCCCAGAATGGCGATGATGTCGCGCAGTTCCTTGTAGCGCTGGAGCGTCTGCTGCACGCGGCGCGTGATCGAGTAGTGCTCTTCACCGATCACGTTCGGGTCGATCTGGCGCGAGGTCGAGTCGAGCGGATCGACTGCCGGGTAGATACCCAGCGAAGCGATGTCACGCGACAGCACGACGGTTGCGTCCAGGTGGCCGAAGGTCGTAGCCGGCGACGGGTCGGTCAAGTCGTCCGCAGGGACGTACACGGCCTGAACCGACGTAATCGAGCCCTTCTTCGTGGACGTGATGCGCTCTTGCAGCTTGCCCATTTCTTCAGCCAGCGTCGGCTGATAGCCCACTGCCGACGGCATACGGCCGAGCAGTGCCGACACTTCCGTGCCAGCCAGCGTGAAACGGTAGATGTTGTCGACGAAGAACAGAACGTCGAGGCCTTCGTCACGGAAGTGCTCGGCCATCGTCAGACCGGTCAGCGCGACGCGCAGACGGTTGCCCGGCGGCTCGTTCATCTGGCCGTAGACCAGCGCGACCTTGTCCAGGACGTTCGAGTCCTTCATTTCGTGATAGAAGTCGTTCCCTTCGCGGGTACGCTCGCCAACACCGGCGAACACGGAGAAACCACCGTGTTCCTTCGCGATGTTGTTGATGAGTTCCATCATGTTGACGGTCTTGCCCACGCCGGCGCCACCGAACAGGCCAACCTTACCGCCCTTTGCGAACGGGCAGATCAGGTCGATCACCTTGATGCCGGTTTCGAGCAGTTCAGCCGAAGGCGACAGCTCGTCGAACGCCGGAGCCTTCTGGTGGATCGCGCGCGTGACTTCGTTCGAGATCGGGCCGGCTTCGTCGATCGGGCGACCGAGCACGTCCATGATACGGCCGAGCGTCGGCTTGCCGACCGGCACGCTGATGGGCTTGCCCGTGTTCTTCACCACGGTGCCGCGGCGCAGGCCGTCCGACGCACCCAGACAGATGGTGCGCACGACGCCGTCGCCGAGCTGCTGCTGCACTTCGAGGGTCAGTTCCGACCCGTCGAGAACCAGCGCGTCGTAGATCTTCGGCATGCTCTCGCGCGGGAATTCCACGTCGATCACCGCGCCGATGCACTGTACGATCTTGCCTTCTACCAAAGCAGTTGTACTCATCGATTTTCCTTTAGATACCTGAATTCTTCACTCGCTCACCGGTTCAGCACCGGCGCGGTTTCGCAATCGGTTCGCGCTCGTTGCGCCCTTAACGGGCGATCAAACGGCTGCTGCGCCGCCGACGATCTCCGACAGTTCCTTCGTGATCGCGGCCTGGCGGCTCTTGTTGTACGAGAGCTGCAGTTCGTTGATGACCGTCTTCGCGTTGTCCGACGCCGCCTTCATCGCGACCATACGTGCCGACTG
The Paraburkholderia acidisoli genome window above contains:
- a CDS encoding AMP-binding protein produces the protein MAIDAAGAGAVHKAIIAPRDGLSYVRGTRDVPLSDATIGDFLRATAARFPERPAVVFREQGIRWSWAEFVAEVDILAAGFAEIGIVAGDRVGIWSPNRVEWLLTQFATARMGAVLVNINPAYRLAELEYALNKVGCKAIVAAESFKTSKYLEMLQTLAPELERAAPGQLRAARLPDLRAVVRMCDTATPGMLCFSEIVELGRERIARDGTAWLDAIAATLAPDDAINIQFTSGTTGNPKGATLTHRNVLNNGRFIAQAMRLTEADSLCIPVPLYHCFGMVLAVLACVSVGAAMVFPGEAFDPRATLEAVAAEGCTALHGVPTMFIAELDHPDFARFDLSKLRTGIMAGSPCPIETMKRVVAKMHLAEITIAYGMTETSPVSFQSSTTDPLDKRTTTVGRIQPHLEVKIVDALGNVVPVGETGELCTRGYSVMLGYWGDEAKTAESIVDGWMHTGDLATLDAEGYCNIVGRLKDMLIRGGENIYPREIEEFLFRHPQVQSVQVFGVPDAKYGEEVCAWIVLRPGESASAEDIQAFCHGQIAHYKIPKYIRFVDELPMTVTGKVQKFVMRARMIDELKLGEQKTA
- the atpD gene encoding F0F1 ATP synthase subunit beta, whose product is MSTTALVEGKIVQCIGAVIDVEFPRESMPKIYDALVLDGSELTLEVQQQLGDGVVRTICLGASDGLRRGTVVKNTGKPISVPVGKPTLGRIMDVLGRPIDEAGPISNEVTRAIHQKAPAFDELSPSAELLETGIKVIDLICPFAKGGKVGLFGGAGVGKTVNMMELINNIAKEHGGFSVFAGVGERTREGNDFYHEMKDSNVLDKVALVYGQMNEPPGNRLRVALTGLTMAEHFRDEGLDVLFFVDNIYRFTLAGTEVSALLGRMPSAVGYQPTLAEEMGKLQERITSTKKGSITSVQAVYVPADDLTDPSPATTFGHLDATVVLSRDIASLGIYPAVDPLDSTSRQIDPNVIGEEHYSITRRVQQTLQRYKELRDIIAILGMDELSPEDKLSVARARKIQRFLSQPFHVAEVFTGSPGKYVPLKETIRGFKMIVDGECDHLPEQAFYMVGTIDEAFEKAKKIQ
- a CDS encoding F0F1 ATP synthase subunit epsilon, whose amino-acid sequence is MAATIKVDVVSAEESIFDGQAKFVALPGEAGELGILPGHTPLITRIRPGAVRIVAEDGNEEFVFVAGGILEVQPGAVTVLADTAIRGKDLDEAKATEARKRAEEALQNSGSNLEYATAQAELAYAVAQLAAIQRLRKMNQH